GAGCCGCAGGCCCGGTTCGCCGAGCTCCAGCCCTACGCCCCCGCCGACCTCTCCGCGAAGCCCGAGCTCGACGAGCTGCAGGAGAAGTGGAACGTCGCGAAAGAGGACGTGCAGTCCCAGTCCATCGTGACGAACGTCCAGTGGTGGGCCGACAACTCGGCGGACGCCGAGGCCGAGTGGACGGCCTGGTCGACGAGCTAGCCCCCATCGTCGGCGTCGACCGCGGCCTCGCGCCGCGCGTCGACGCCGGCACCACACCCCGGAGGAACCATGCGCCCATCGCGCCTCTTCAGCAGCGTTGCCGTCGTCCCAGCGCTCGTCATCATCCTGATCTTCTTTCTGCTGCCCATCGGCGTGATCATCGCCCGGTCGTTCACCGATCCCGAACCGGGACTCGGGCAGTATGCAGCGGCCCTGGCCGACCCGACCACGCTCCGCGTGCTCGGCCGCACGTTCGTGACGGCGATCATCACCGTCGTGGTCTGCATCGGCCTCGGCTACCCCTTCGCCTACCTGCTCACCCTGGTCGGACCCACGGCGCGCACCCTGCTCATGGTGCTCGTGCTCGTGCCGTTCTGGACCTCCCTCATGGCGCGCACCTTCGCGTGGATCTCGCTGCTCCAGCGAGACGGGCCGGTGTCGGCGGTGCTCGGGTTCTTCGGAGCCGAGAACGTCACGCTGCGCGGCACCCTCACGGGAGTGGTGCTCGCGATCGTGCAGATCCTCCTGCCCTACATGATCCTGACCCTCTACACCGCCCTCGCGTCCATCGACCGGCGCCAGCTCGCCGCGGCCCAGAGCCTCGGCGCGAACCGGTACAAGGCGTTCTGGCAGGTCTACCTGCCGCAGTCGCTGCCCGGCCTCTTCGCCGCGAGCTCGCTCGTGTTCATCCTGGCGCTCGGCTTCTACATCACCCCGCAGCTGATCGGCAGCCCAAAGGAGGCCATGATCGCGCAGGTGATCGGCCAGCGCGTGGAGAAGATCGTCGACTTCGCCGGCGCCGGGGCGCTCTCCGGCATCCTGCTCCTCGCGACGCTCGGTCTCTTCTGCGTCGTGATCCTCGCGGTCGCCCCGCTCAGACGCGGCATATCCCAGATGGTGAACGGAGGTGAGACCCGGTGAACGAACGCACCCGCATCCGCCTGCCGCTCCGCATCTGGGCGACGGTCGCAGCCCTGCTGCTCGTGGCGCCCACGCTCGTCGTGATCCCGCTCTCGTTCTCGGACAAGCGCAGCTTCGCGTTCCCCATCGAGGGCTGGTCGCTGCAGTGGTACGAGAACTTCTTCACGGATCAGCGCTGGATGAACTCACTTGGCACGAGCCTGAGCCTCGCGCTGGTGGTCGGCGTCGTGGCGACCGTGCTCGGCACCCTGGCGGCCCTCGGCCTGCGCGGACTCAACGCGCGGCTCGCCGCCGTCGCGCAGGTGTCGAT
Above is a genomic segment from Leucobacter rhizosphaerae containing:
- a CDS encoding ABC transporter permease — encoded protein: MRPSRLFSSVAVVPALVIILIFFLLPIGVIIARSFTDPEPGLGQYAAALADPTTLRVLGRTFVTAIITVVVCIGLGYPFAYLLTLVGPTARTLLMVLVLVPFWTSLMARTFAWISLLQRDGPVSAVLGFFGAENVTLRGTLTGVVLAIVQILLPYMILTLYTALASIDRRQLAAAQSLGANRYKAFWQVYLPQSLPGLFAASSLVFILALGFYITPQLIGSPKEAMIAQVIGQRVEKIVDFAGAGALSGILLLATLGLFCVVILAVAPLRRGISQMVNGGETR